The Prevotella sp. E9-3 genome has a window encoding:
- a CDS encoding DUF5106 domain-containing protein — translation MKQIVFLIIVNICPVVLLGQTFSYPMPPDSILDRQRRVAYMAEHFWNEQSISDTLNFQNPRLLLDYQYLLKQLDEKQAEAYANSFIELACRKKHTLGQIIYWLDNILYDSSSPQYDERVYMLLMNAVLCSDADSVMKMTPAARVKMMKKNAIGKAANNFSFIDKKEQVHCLYDINTPLLLLIFNNPDCSLCHSTEEKIENNAHIQNMVKDEVLKILAITPNSEIADWKEHQYPKNWITGFDQNKEIYQKQLYDIQRLPSIYLLDKDKQVLLKEANYDRLCQYLQENAHITKREDSY, via the coding sequence ATGAAACAAATCGTTTTCCTCATAATTGTTAATATCTGTCCTGTCGTTCTGTTAGGACAAACTTTCTCTTATCCTATGCCACCTGACAGTATTCTTGATCGTCAAAGGCGTGTCGCCTATATGGCTGAACACTTCTGGAATGAGCAAAGCATCAGTGACACGTTGAATTTTCAGAATCCGCGATTATTGCTTGACTACCAATACTTGTTGAAGCAGTTAGACGAAAAACAAGCGGAGGCTTATGCCAATTCTTTCATTGAATTAGCATGCCGAAAGAAACATACTTTAGGGCAAATTATCTACTGGTTGGACAATATTTTGTATGACTCTTCATCACCGCAATACGATGAAAGAGTATATATGCTTCTAATGAATGCGGTGCTGTGTTCCGATGCCGATTCCGTAATGAAAATGACTCCTGCAGCACGTGTGAAAATGATGAAAAAAAATGCAATAGGTAAAGCTGCCAACAACTTCTCCTTTATCGACAAGAAGGAGCAAGTACATTGTCTTTACGACATTAATACTCCTCTTTTGCTACTTATCTTCAACAACCCGGATTGTTCTCTTTGTCACTCAACAGAAGAAAAAATTGAAAATAATGCCCACATTCAAAATATGGTAAAGGATGAAGTACTAAAGATTCTTGCCATCACGCCTAATTCGGAAATAGCAGATTGGAAAGAACATCAATATCCTAAGAATTGGATAACAGGATTTGACCAAAACAAGGAGATTTACCAAAAACAACTATATGACATACAACGGCTACCATCAATCTATTTGCTTGATAAAGACAAGCAAGTATTACTCAAAGAAGCTAATTATGACAGACTTTGCCAATACTTACAAGAGAATGCGCATATTACCAAAAGGGAAGATTCATATTAA
- a CDS encoding BACON domain-containing protein, translating into MKSNKCSHLLILSVAALLSFFFVSCSKDEEEESDMQENTENLSNQDPEGTIVLNLISGADGNYYTIGDLGEIHVDAANNFRGKESDYKIEFVNIGRVDGLARITQIPVTGWSKSAAVVPGTGYVMRYTPWSGYGRPVEYARIYVVDYLTTATTDEFGTTTGSNSGAIIKYQAPFQLPIKLDKTSLSFSSERETMTLTLENPTSVTVEEKPDWCEVTTKDNTIAVTVSENLTAEQRQGEIILSNTSSTVKITVTQKGASSPMFQAGSGTKEDPYQIKNANQLKSITKALNAHFVLTADITLNEDANGSGWDPIGKKENPFTGTLDGQGHTIKNMWMKRPTTNGVGLFGYINNATISRVILETDDNGIKGAKSVGGICGYGQGNSSFNKCAVKGNIAGNEYIGSICGETNGSVTISECYSEGSITGTQSYDYVGGIVGVASPNLTTITECYSKASLKGGLCDGVSFGGTHSQCYYAGKVSNTNSNIMDGKFTCGGIYTYYDKTIIGATNLYDTQNARTTQQMMTQSNYEGWDFVKTWKITEGKTYPTLRWYKK; encoded by the coding sequence ATGAAGAGTAATAAGTGTTCACATCTGCTGATTTTATCAGTGGCAGCATTACTTAGTTTCTTTTTTGTCTCCTGTAGTAAAGATGAGGAAGAAGAGAGTGACATGCAAGAAAATACAGAAAATCTGAGTAATCAGGATCCTGAAGGCACAATTGTACTGAACTTGATTAGCGGTGCTGATGGTAACTATTACACAATTGGAGACCTGGGAGAGATTCATGTAGATGCGGCAAACAATTTTAGAGGGAAGGAAAGCGATTATAAGATAGAGTTCGTCAACATAGGCAGAGTTGATGGTCTTGCCAGAATAACCCAGATTCCTGTAACTGGCTGGTCTAAAAGTGCTGCTGTAGTGCCTGGTACAGGCTACGTGATGCGTTACACCCCGTGGAGTGGGTATGGTAGGCCAGTTGAGTATGCCCGAATCTATGTTGTTGACTATCTAACAACGGCTACTACTGATGAGTTTGGAACGACGACAGGTAGCAATTCTGGCGCAATTATCAAATATCAGGCTCCATTCCAATTACCTATCAAATTGGACAAGACCTCTTTATCTTTCAGTAGCGAAAGAGAGACTATGACATTAACTCTGGAGAATCCTACTTCTGTAACAGTAGAAGAAAAGCCTGACTGGTGTGAGGTGACAACAAAAGATAATACTATCGCTGTGACAGTCTCGGAAAACCTGACTGCAGAACAACGCCAAGGAGAAATCATACTATCAAACACATCTAGTACGGTCAAGATTACTGTTACTCAGAAAGGAGCCTCTTCACCTATGTTCCAAGCAGGAAGCGGTACAAAAGAAGACCCCTATCAGATTAAGAATGCGAATCAGCTGAAGTCTATCACAAAAGCCCTCAACGCCCATTTCGTTTTGACTGCCGACATCACCTTGAATGAAGATGCCAATGGCAGTGGATGGGATCCGATAGGCAAGAAAGAGAATCCGTTTACGGGTACGCTTGACGGCCAAGGCCATACGATTAAAAATATGTGGATGAAGCGCCCTACCACTAATGGCGTTGGATTGTTTGGCTATATTAATAATGCTACAATTAGCAGAGTTATATTGGAAACGGACGATAATGGAATAAAAGGTGCCAAGTCTGTAGGAGGTATTTGTGGGTATGGTCAGGGCAATTCCTCATTCAACAAATGTGCCGTAAAAGGAAATATTGCAGGAAACGAATATATAGGGTCTATTTGTGGAGAAACTAATGGATCTGTTACTATTTCTGAGTGCTATTCGGAAGGCAGTATAACGGGGACCCAAAGTTATGATTATGTTGGCGGAATAGTTGGTGTTGCAAGTCCAAACTTAACAACCATCACGGAATGTTACTCAAAGGCTTCTCTAAAAGGAGGGTTATGTGATGGTGTTTCATTTGGTGGAACGCATTCACAATGCTATTATGCAGGAAAAGTGTCTAACACTAATAGTAATATTATGGATGGTAAATTTACATGTGGTGGTATATATACTTACTATGACAAAACCATTATTGGGGCAACCAATTTGTATGACACTCAGAATGCACGAACCACTCAGCAGATGATGACACAATCAAATTATGAAGGTTGGGATTTCGTAAAAACGTGGAAGATAACAGAAGGTAAAACCTATCCTACACTGCGTTGGTACAAGAAATAA
- a CDS encoding ATP-binding protein, with the protein MTIEEIQALIHDDETRTLEMKKTTGELKDGLRTVCAFLNTAGGWLFFGIAPTTLKIIGQEVTDNTRKEIAREIAKLEPLIDLPVEYIDVPDRPGFLVIAIHVNAAGYWSAPYTYDSKPYIRIESTTAVMPRDMFEDRLMRSKNNHYKWEDQVCEGITIDDLEEQRIRGGVRLGVERGRMPASSLMETTENLVEKLKLTTSDGKLKNAAAALFLHDTSQFPQFLLRMARFRGTNKNEFIDNQRAYGNFFTLLDAGMAFFFKHLSISGKIVGFTREEKLEVPAEALREALTNALCHRFFHNTSSSVGIAIYDDRIEIENSGHLPEELTTETIKQSHHSFPQNPTIADVLFKTTFLENWGSGVGRIIDACRDANLPEPEYSQNASFVWVTFKRDTIQPYNHTTIQVHHTTSMHASKAKRLKKFLSVVGEKGANMKTLMEEMNLRNRSSFVNTYIAPNLAEGYIAMLYPESPNHPMQSYYLTNKGREVLDSL; encoded by the coding sequence ATGACGATAGAGGAAATACAAGCGTTGATTCATGATGATGAGACTCGCACGTTGGAAATGAAAAAGACCACTGGCGAGTTGAAGGATGGTTTGCGTACCGTTTGTGCTTTCCTCAATACTGCTGGTGGCTGGCTGTTCTTCGGCATTGCACCGACAACACTGAAGATTATTGGCCAGGAAGTGACTGACAACACACGGAAGGAGATTGCCAGAGAGATAGCCAAATTGGAACCATTGATTGACCTACCAGTAGAATACATTGATGTGCCAGACCGTCCGGGCTTTCTTGTTATTGCAATTCATGTGAATGCTGCTGGTTATTGGAGTGCCCCCTACACTTACGACAGCAAACCATATATACGGATAGAAAGTACTACCGCTGTTATGCCCCGTGATATGTTTGAAGACAGATTGATGCGGAGCAAGAACAATCACTATAAATGGGAAGACCAAGTATGCGAGGGCATCACCATTGACGATCTGGAGGAGCAACGAATAAGGGGCGGTGTACGCCTCGGCGTTGAACGTGGTCGTATGCCAGCATCTTCATTGATGGAAACGACTGAAAATCTTGTCGAGAAACTGAAACTTACAACTTCCGATGGAAAGCTGAAAAATGCAGCAGCAGCCTTGTTTCTGCATGATACTAGTCAGTTCCCTCAGTTCCTTCTTCGCATGGCTCGTTTCCGTGGTACCAACAAGAACGAGTTTATTGACAACCAACGTGCTTATGGTAACTTCTTCACTCTTTTGGATGCAGGCATGGCATTCTTCTTTAAACACCTCTCGATTAGCGGGAAAATTGTTGGCTTTACGAGAGAGGAGAAACTGGAAGTTCCTGCTGAAGCTCTGAGAGAAGCCTTGACGAATGCGCTCTGCCATCGATTCTTTCACAACACAAGCAGTTCTGTTGGCATCGCCATCTATGATGACCGCATTGAAATTGAGAACTCTGGTCATTTACCAGAGGAGTTGACAACTGAGACCATCAAACAGTCACATCATTCCTTCCCACAGAACCCAACTATTGCTGACGTACTTTTCAAAACAACATTCTTGGAGAATTGGGGCAGTGGCGTTGGTCGTATCATAGATGCTTGTAGAGATGCAAACCTACCCGAACCGGAGTATAGCCAAAACGCATCTTTTGTTTGGGTGACATTCAAACGGGATACCATACAACCATACAACCATACAACCATACAAGTTCACCATACAACCTCTATGCACGCATCTAAGGCTAAACGTCTAAAGAAGTTTTTGTCGGTAGTTGGCGAAAAAGGTGCAAACATGAAAACCTTGATGGAAGAAATGAATTTGCGTAACAGGTCGAGCTTTGTTAATACTTACATAGCCCCGAACTTGGCAGAAGGATATATTGCAATGCTATACCCAGAATCGCCTAATCATCCTATGCAGTCTTACTACTTGACGAATAAGGGAAGGGAAGTCTTAGATAGTCTTTGA
- a CDS encoding CTP synthase, with translation MDTKYIFITGGVVSSLGKGIISASIGKLLQARGYKITIQKFDPYINIDPGTLNPYEHGECYVTADGMETDLDLGHYERFTGIETTRNNSVTTGRIYLSVIERERRGDYLGKTIQVVPHITDEIKRRMLREGAGEAYDFVITEVGGTIGDIESAPFMEAIRQLRYQLGRNAVCVHLTYVPYLKAAGELKTKPTQHSVKELQSMGIQPDILVLRTEQHLDDNMRMKVASFCNVDLECVVQSEDLPSIYEVPVNMQRQGLDAAILRKIGIPVGETPAMKPWHTFLDKQRNATREVHVGLVGKYDLQDAYKSIRESLNLAGIYNDVKLKIHFINSEEVTKENVADKLKGMQGVVICPGFGSRGIEGKIIAAEYTRTNDIPTFGICLGMQMMVIEFARNVLCYKDANSVEMDADTKHNVIDIMEEQKSITQMGGTMRLGAYDCELVEGSRTWEAYDEEKLIRERHRHRYEFNNEYQKEYEAAGMKCVGINPDAQLVEIVEIPEKRWYIGTQFHPEYSSTVLHPHPLFMSFVKTCSE, from the coding sequence ATGGATACAAAATATATCTTTATCACCGGAGGCGTTGTCTCATCGCTTGGCAAGGGTATTATCTCTGCATCAATAGGAAAATTGCTCCAAGCGAGAGGTTACAAAATCACTATTCAGAAATTCGATCCTTATATTAACATTGACCCAGGTACGCTGAACCCTTACGAGCATGGAGAATGCTATGTAACGGCTGACGGCATGGAGACCGATTTGGATTTGGGTCATTATGAGCGTTTTACAGGTATTGAGACCACTCGCAACAATAGCGTGACAACGGGTCGTATCTACCTGAGCGTGATAGAACGTGAGCGCCGCGGTGATTATCTGGGCAAGACCATTCAGGTGGTGCCACATATCACCGATGAGATAAAGAGACGTATGCTGAGGGAGGGGGCGGGTGAGGCCTACGACTTCGTGATTACCGAAGTGGGAGGCACCATTGGCGACATAGAGAGCGCACCCTTCATGGAGGCCATCCGACAGTTGCGCTACCAGTTGGGGCGCAACGCCGTATGCGTACACCTTACCTACGTACCTTACCTGAAAGCTGCCGGCGAACTGAAGACCAAGCCCACCCAGCACAGTGTGAAAGAACTGCAGTCGATGGGCATACAGCCGGATATACTGGTACTTCGCACAGAGCAACATCTGGACGATAACATGCGCATGAAGGTGGCTTCATTTTGCAATGTTGACCTGGAGTGCGTGGTGCAGAGTGAAGACCTGCCATCCATCTACGAGGTGCCCGTTAACATGCAGCGTCAAGGGCTCGATGCAGCCATCCTGCGCAAGATAGGCATCCCTGTGGGTGAGACACCAGCCATGAAACCCTGGCACACATTCCTCGACAAGCAGCGCAATGCTACCCGCGAGGTTCATGTAGGTTTGGTGGGTAAGTATGATTTGCAGGATGCTTATAAGAGCATACGCGAGAGTCTCAACCTGGCCGGTATCTATAATGATGTGAAACTGAAGATTCATTTCATCAATAGCGAGGAAGTCACCAAAGAGAATGTTGCCGATAAACTTAAAGGCATGCAAGGCGTGGTGATCTGTCCAGGTTTCGGCAGTCGTGGCATTGAGGGTAAGATTATCGCTGCTGAATACACGCGTACTAACGATATTCCCACCTTTGGCATCTGTCTGGGTATGCAGATGATGGTTATCGAGTTTGCCCGTAATGTGCTGTGCTACAAGGATGCCAACAGCGTTGAGATGGATGCTGATACAAAGCACAACGTCATAGACATCATGGAGGAGCAGAAATCCATCACCCAGATGGGCGGTACCATGCGATTGGGCGCCTACGACTGTGAACTGGTTGAGGGTAGTCGCACATGGGAGGCCTATGACGAAGAGAAATTGATTCGCGAGCGCCACCGTCATCGCTATGAGTTCAACAACGAGTATCAGAAAGAGTACGAGGCTGCCGGCATGAAGTGCGTTGGCATCAATCCCGACGCTCAACTGGTGGAGATCGTTGAAATACCCGAAAAGCGCTGGTACATCGGTACCCAGTTCCATCCGGAATACTCTTCGACAGTGTTGCATCCGCACCCCCTGTTTATGAGCTTTGTCAAAACTTGTTCTGAGTAA
- a CDS encoding amidophosphoribosyltransferase, whose protein sequence is MEQLKHECGVAMIRLLKPQEYYEKKYGTIAYGFNKLYLMMEKQHNRGQEGAGFAAVNLCTEPGSEYMFREKAEGKDAITEIFKRIGNGKLSDGNDDAQFSILNSQLLMGHLRYSTTGKSGLTYVHPFLRRNNWRAKNLCLCGNFNMTNIEEVFSFLTSQGQSPRIYSDSYITLELMGHRLDREVERLYEEAKARGLQGTDITLYIDNHVEMANVLRTTMTHFDGGYVMCGLTGSGEMFAVRDPWGIRPAFYYHDDEVMVLASERPVIQTTFNLDTDNIKELLPGQAIIVHKNGEICLEQIQEPKQNARCSFERIYFSRGSDRDIYSERKKLGQQLTPAIIKAINGDVTNTVFSYIPNTAEVAYYGMTDGVRQLNGDVRAEKVVWKDIKLRTFITDNSERNDLAAHVYDISYGSLKPYEDNLVIIDDSIVRGTTLKESIFKILDRLHPKKIVMVSSSPQIRYPDFYGIDMARLEELCAFRAAIELLKEKDGLHLIQDVYRKCKEEPCAENHVRKIYAPFTVEEINTKIVEMLRPEGMQTPIELVYQSIEGLHEACPNHPGDWYFTGRYPTPGGVRLVNRAFVNYVEKVLKLQLK, encoded by the coding sequence ATGGAGCAACTGAAACATGAGTGTGGTGTGGCAATGATTCGCCTGCTAAAACCACAGGAATATTACGAAAAGAAATACGGCACTATAGCCTATGGTTTCAACAAGCTGTATCTGATGATGGAGAAACAGCACAACCGCGGACAGGAAGGTGCAGGCTTTGCTGCAGTGAACCTGTGCACGGAGCCTGGTTCGGAATATATGTTTCGTGAGAAGGCTGAGGGAAAAGATGCGATAACAGAGATTTTCAAGAGAATAGGCAACGGAAAGCTGAGCGATGGAAATGACGATGCTCAGTTCTCTATTCTCAATTCCCAGTTGCTGATGGGACATCTGCGCTATTCCACTACCGGCAAGAGCGGACTGACCTATGTGCATCCTTTCCTTAGACGAAACAACTGGCGGGCCAAGAACCTCTGTCTCTGCGGCAATTTCAATATGACGAATATCGAAGAGGTGTTCTCCTTCCTTACCAGTCAGGGACAGTCGCCCCGTATCTATAGCGACTCTTATATCACCCTTGAACTGATGGGCCACCGATTGGACCGTGAGGTGGAACGACTCTACGAAGAAGCCAAGGCACGTGGCCTTCAGGGCACCGACATCACACTGTATATTGACAACCACGTGGAAATGGCCAATGTGCTGCGCACCACGATGACCCATTTCGACGGCGGATATGTGATGTGCGGACTCACCGGTAGTGGTGAGATGTTTGCCGTGCGCGACCCCTGGGGCATCCGACCAGCCTTCTACTATCACGACGATGAGGTGATGGTGCTGGCCAGTGAACGCCCCGTGATACAGACAACCTTCAATCTCGATACTGATAACATCAAAGAACTGCTTCCCGGACAGGCCATCATTGTTCATAAGAACGGTGAGATTTGTCTGGAGCAGATTCAGGAACCTAAACAGAATGCCCGCTGCTCGTTCGAGCGCATCTATTTCAGTCGTGGCAGTGACCGCGATATCTACAGCGAGCGTAAGAAACTGGGCCAACAGCTCACACCGGCCATTATCAAAGCTATCAATGGCGACGTAACCAACACAGTTTTTTCATATATTCCCAACACCGCCGAAGTGGCCTATTACGGCATGACCGACGGTGTCCGACAGTTGAATGGTGATGTGCGTGCGGAAAAGGTTGTCTGGAAAGACATCAAGCTTCGTACGTTCATTACCGACAACTCGGAGCGAAACGACCTGGCTGCCCATGTCTATGACATCAGCTACGGTTCGCTGAAACCCTACGAGGACAACCTCGTGATTATCGACGACTCCATTGTGCGCGGCACCACCCTGAAGGAGAGCATCTTCAAGATTCTGGACCGTCTGCATCCCAAGAAAATTGTAATGGTCAGCTCGTCGCCACAGATCCGTTATCCCGATTTCTATGGTATCGACATGGCCCGACTCGAAGAGTTGTGTGCCTTCCGTGCAGCCATCGAACTGCTCAAGGAAAAGGACGGACTTCATCTCATTCAGGATGTTTATCGGAAATGTAAGGAAGAGCCCTGTGCTGAGAATCATGTAAGGAAAATCTATGCTCCCTTTACCGTTGAGGAGATCAACACCAAGATTGTTGAGATGCTGCGCCCCGAGGGTATGCAGACGCCTATCGAACTGGTATATCAGAGCATCGAGGGACTGCACGAGGCCTGTCCCAACCATCCCGGCGACTGGTATTTCACGGGCCGCTATCCTACACCCGGCGGTGTACGACTGGTGAATAGGGCCTTTGTAAACTATGTAGAGAAAGTATTGAAATTGCAATTAAAATAG
- the asnB gene encoding asparagine synthase B, producing MCGIVAIFHPAAQKGVSQTNNEKEQMQALRQKALKMSQKIRHRGPDWSGIYTGESAILAHERLSIVDPESGGQPLYSPDRKQVLAVNGEIYNHQEIRRRFAGKYEFQTGSDCEVILALYKEWRQQSSSLGDGVGLDSFLEQLNGIFAFALYDEERDAFLIARDPIGVIPLYIGYDSDGTVYVASELKALEGQCERYEPFLPGHYLWSPSVECKRYYHRDWMEYDAVKDNPASVEAIHDALEDAVKRQLMSDVPYGVLLSGGLDSSVISAIAEKYSEMRIEDDSKTKAYWPRLHSFAVGLKGAPDLAKAKLVADHIGTVHHEINYTIQEGLDAIRDVIYFIETYDVTTVRASTPMYLLARVIKSMGIKMVLSGEGADEIFGGYLYFHKAPNAKEFHEETVRKLSKLHLYDCLRANKSLSAWGVEGRVPFLDKEFLDVAMRTNPEAKMCPGKTMEKRIVREAFADMLPDEVVWRQKEQFSDGVGYSWIDTLKAVTAAAVTDEQMAHAAERFPINPPKNKEEYYYRSIFAEHFPSDSAARSVPSEASVACSTAKALEWDEAFKNMNDPSGRAVKGVHEQAYC from the coding sequence ATGTGTGGAATCGTTGCAATCTTTCATCCGGCTGCGCAAAAGGGCGTCAGCCAGACCAATAACGAGAAAGAGCAGATGCAGGCTTTGCGTCAGAAAGCTCTGAAGATGAGTCAGAAAATCCGTCATCGCGGTCCTGATTGGAGCGGTATCTACACAGGAGAATCCGCCATTCTGGCCCATGAGCGCCTGAGTATCGTCGATCCTGAATCGGGAGGTCAGCCATTGTATAGTCCCGACAGGAAACAGGTGCTGGCCGTGAATGGCGAAATCTACAACCATCAGGAGATTCGTCGCCGCTTTGCCGGTAAGTACGAGTTTCAGACGGGTAGCGACTGCGAGGTTATCCTGGCACTGTATAAAGAGTGGCGCCAGCAGTCCTCTTCTCTTGGGGATGGGGTAGGGCTTGACTCCTTCTTGGAACAGCTAAATGGTATCTTTGCCTTTGCACTCTACGATGAAGAGCGCGATGCCTTTCTGATAGCCCGCGACCCCATCGGTGTCATCCCCCTCTACATCGGTTACGACAGTGACGGCACCGTCTATGTAGCCTCCGAACTGAAAGCCCTCGAAGGACAGTGCGAACGTTACGAGCCCTTCCTGCCAGGACACTATCTTTGGAGTCCTAGTGTAGAGTGTAAGCGCTACTACCATCGCGACTGGATGGAGTACGATGCCGTGAAGGATAATCCTGCTTCTGTTGAGGCTATCCACGATGCACTGGAGGATGCCGTTAAGCGTCAGCTGATGAGTGATGTGCCTTATGGTGTACTGCTCTCGGGCGGTTTGGATTCGAGCGTTATCTCTGCCATCGCCGAGAAATACAGTGAGATGCGTATTGAGGACGACTCCAAGACAAAAGCCTACTGGCCCCGTCTGCACTCGTTTGCCGTAGGACTGAAAGGCGCTCCCGACCTGGCAAAGGCAAAACTCGTGGCTGATCATATCGGTACTGTTCATCACGAAATCAACTATACCATTCAGGAAGGACTCGATGCCATCCGTGATGTGATCTATTTCATTGAGACCTACGATGTGACCACTGTTCGCGCTTCTACTCCTATGTATCTGCTGGCACGTGTCATCAAGTCGATGGGCATCAAGATGGTGCTCAGTGGCGAAGGTGCCGACGAGATTTTCGGCGGTTATCTCTATTTCCACAAAGCTCCCAATGCAAAGGAGTTTCACGAGGAGACCGTGCGCAAGCTTTCCAAACTCCACCTCTACGACTGTCTGCGTGCCAACAAGAGTCTTTCTGCCTGGGGCGTAGAAGGACGTGTGCCGTTCTTGGATAAAGAGTTCCTGGATGTGGCCATGCGCACCAATCCAGAGGCTAAGATGTGCCCGGGCAAAACGATGGAGAAGCGCATAGTGCGCGAAGCCTTTGCCGACATGCTGCCTGATGAAGTGGTATGGCGACAGAAAGAGCAGTTCAGCGATGGTGTGGGTTATAGCTGGATTGATACGCTGAAGGCCGTAACGGCGGCAGCAGTTACCGACGAGCAGATGGCACATGCGGCAGAGCGCTTCCCCATCAATCCGCCGAAGAACAAGGAGGAATACTATTATCGCAGCATCTTTGCCGAACACTTCCCTAGCGACTCAGCCGCCCGTAGTGTGCCCTCAGAGGCCAGTGTGGCTTGCTCTACCGCCAAAGCCTTAGAGTGGGACGAGGCTTTCAAGAATATGAACGACCCCTCTGGCAGAGCGGTGAAAGGCGTACACGAGCAGGCATATTGCTAA
- a CDS encoding DMT family transporter, whose product MNYVGELISIGVAFSWTATALLSEFGSKRLGNLTLNVLRMAMALLFSLVLFYVAVGSPLPSGTTWQSCGWMLLSGLVGYVIGDFCLFQCYIIIGSRYGQLFMTLAPLAAALMAWITLGQEMSPMSILAMLVTLAGISISVLGRGEHHKVSLKLPLNGVLYAVAAAMCQGIGLVLSKIGMDHYDTTQLPEWLIPFSANFLRCVAGIIGFSFLLYFREGFQPLRTALHDAKGMTVVTMTTIFGPFMGVGFSLMAVQYAPAGIASTLMALTPIIIILPSWWLFRQPITLRSVVGAVISFIGVGLFFLG is encoded by the coding sequence ATGAATTACGTTGGTGAATTAATATCTATTGGCGTGGCCTTCTCATGGACGGCCACGGCTCTTTTAAGTGAGTTTGGCAGCAAACGGTTGGGCAATCTTACGCTCAATGTGCTTCGCATGGCCATGGCACTCCTGTTTTCACTGGTTCTTTTTTATGTTGCTGTAGGCTCGCCCCTGCCTTCAGGCACCACATGGCAGTCCTGCGGATGGATGTTGCTGTCGGGCTTGGTAGGCTATGTGATTGGCGATTTCTGCTTGTTCCAGTGTTATATTATTATAGGTTCGCGCTATGGTCAGCTGTTTATGACGCTGGCTCCGCTGGCCGCTGCCCTCATGGCCTGGATCACATTAGGTCAGGAAATGTCGCCCATGAGTATTCTGGCCATGCTCGTCACCCTGGCTGGTATCAGTATCTCGGTACTGGGACGTGGCGAGCATCACAAGGTATCGCTCAAACTGCCGCTCAATGGCGTGCTCTATGCCGTTGCTGCCGCTATGTGTCAGGGCATCGGACTGGTGCTTAGTAAGATAGGCATGGACCACTACGACACCACCCAACTGCCTGAATGGCTCATTCCTTTCAGTGCCAATTTCCTGCGTTGTGTGGCCGGAATCATTGGTTTTAGTTTCCTTCTTTATTTTCGTGAAGGCTTTCAGCCCCTTCGCACTGCCCTGCACGATGCGAAAGGCATGACAGTAGTCACCATGACTACCATCTTTGGTCCCTTCATGGGTGTGGGCTTTTCGCTCATGGCTGTGCAGTATGCTCCTGCCGGTATTGCCTCCACGCTCATGGCTTTGACCCCCATCATCATCATTCTTCCTTCTTGGTGGCTGTTCCGTCAGCCCATCACCTTGCGTTCGGTAGTGGGGGCTGTTATCTCCTTTATCGGAGTAGGACTGTTCTTTTTAGGATAA
- a CDS encoding nitroreductase family protein, with the protein MKQIVLFIATLFLMGGLQSCSQEEKKATMTVTDDASQAVIDCIMTRTSVRSYQKDRTVENEKIEALLRAGMAAPSAVNKQPWHFVVVTEREVLDKLAAANPNAGMLRQAPLAIVPCGDMDKALEGDACAYWIQDVSAATENILLAAHALGLGAVWTGTYPSAERVSAISEVLALPETVIPLCTIVIGYPEGEQTPKDKWNPENVSWQQYGQAAE; encoded by the coding sequence ATGAAGCAAATTGTTTTGTTTATTGCAACACTTTTCTTGATGGGTGGTTTGCAAAGTTGTTCACAAGAAGAAAAGAAAGCTACAATGACTGTTACAGATGATGCCTCACAGGCTGTTATTGACTGTATCATGACTCGTACGTCAGTGCGCAGTTATCAGAAAGACCGTACTGTAGAGAATGAGAAAATCGAAGCCCTTCTGCGTGCTGGTATGGCTGCTCCTTCTGCTGTCAACAAGCAGCCTTGGCATTTCGTGGTAGTTACCGAACGTGAAGTGCTCGATAAGTTGGCTGCTGCCAATCCCAATGCTGGTATGCTGCGTCAGGCCCCATTGGCCATCGTTCCTTGCGGAGATATGGACAAAGCTCTTGAAGGCGATGCCTGTGCCTATTGGATTCAGGACGTCTCAGCAGCTACCGAGAATATTCTGCTGGCTGCCCACGCTCTTGGCTTAGGAGCAGTGTGGACGGGTACTTATCCCAGCGCTGAGCGTGTATCGGCTATTAGTGAGGTGCTCGCATTGCCCGAAACCGTCATTCCTTTGTGTACCATCGTGATTGGCTATCCTGAAGGCGAGCAGACACCAAAGGATAAGTGGAACCCCGAGAATGTCTCGTGGCAGCAATACGGACAGGCCGCTGAATAA